A genomic window from Pseudomonas alcaligenes includes:
- a CDS encoding CitMHS family transporter: MLTFLGFAMVMTFMYLIMSKRLSALIALILVPIAFALLGGFAAGIGPMMLEGIGKLAPTGVMLMFAILYFALMIDSGLFDPAVRAILRLVKGDPLKVSMGTAALALIVSLDGDGATTYMICVAAMLPLYSRLGMSPLIMAGLIILAGGIMNMTPWGGPTARAASALQVDPSDIFVPMIPAMLVGCIALFGIAWLYGKRERARLGVLHLPDDQENHAAISVSQYPEARRPRLLWVNGALTAALMAALIGGLLPLPVLFMIAFSIAMIINYPCLQQQKERVAAHAGNVLAVVGLIFAAGIFTGILSGTGMVEAMSRSLLAIIPEELGPHLAVITALASLPFTFFMSNDAFYYGVLPVLAEAASHYGISPVEMARASIVGQPVHLLSPLVPSTYLLVGLAKVEFGDHQRFTLKWAVLICLAILLAALLLGVFPLFGG, encoded by the coding sequence ATGCTGACCTTCCTCGGCTTCGCCATGGTCATGACCTTCATGTACCTGATCATGAGCAAGCGCCTGTCCGCCCTGATCGCCCTGATCCTCGTGCCCATCGCCTTCGCCCTGCTCGGCGGCTTCGCCGCCGGCATCGGGCCGATGATGCTCGAGGGCATCGGCAAGCTCGCCCCGACCGGGGTGATGCTGATGTTCGCCATCCTCTACTTCGCCCTGATGATCGACTCCGGCCTGTTCGACCCGGCGGTGCGCGCCATCCTGCGCCTGGTCAAGGGCGACCCGCTGAAGGTGTCCATGGGTACCGCGGCGCTGGCGCTGATCGTTTCCCTCGATGGCGACGGCGCCACCACCTACATGATCTGCGTCGCCGCCATGCTGCCGCTGTACAGCCGTCTGGGCATGAGCCCGCTGATCATGGCCGGGCTGATCATCCTTGCCGGCGGCATCATGAACATGACGCCCTGGGGCGGCCCCACCGCGCGCGCCGCCAGCGCCTTGCAGGTCGACCCGTCGGACATCTTCGTGCCGATGATCCCGGCCATGCTGGTCGGCTGCATCGCCCTGTTCGGCATCGCCTGGCTGTATGGCAAGCGCGAGCGCGCGCGCCTCGGCGTGCTGCACCTGCCCGACGACCAGGAGAATCACGCCGCGATCAGCGTGTCGCAGTACCCCGAGGCGCGCCGGCCCAGGCTGCTATGGGTCAATGGCGCGCTGACCGCCGCCCTGATGGCGGCGCTGATCGGCGGCCTGCTGCCGCTGCCGGTGCTGTTCATGATCGCCTTCAGTATCGCCATGATCATCAACTACCCCTGCCTGCAGCAGCAGAAGGAGCGCGTCGCCGCGCACGCCGGCAACGTCCTAGCGGTGGTCGGGCTGATCTTCGCCGCCGGCATCTTCACCGGCATCCTGTCCGGCACCGGCATGGTCGAGGCCATGTCCAGGAGCCTGCTGGCGATCATTCCGGAAGAGCTGGGCCCGCACCTGGCGGTGATCACCGCGCTGGCCAGCCTGCCCTTCACCTTCTTCATGTCCAACGATGCTTTTTATTACGGCGTGTTGCCGGTTCTTGCCGAAGCGGCCAGCCATTACGGCATCAGCCCGGTGGAAATGGCCCGCGCCTCGATCGTCGGGCAGCCGGTGCACCTGCTCAGCCCGCTGGTGCCCTCCACCTACCTGCTGGTGGGTTTGGCCAAGGTCGAGTTCGGCGATCACCAGCGCTTCACCCTCAAGTGGGCGGTGCTGATCTGCCTGGCCATACTGCTGGCGGCACTGCTGCTCGGCGTGTTCCCGCTGTTCGGCGGATGA
- a CDS encoding phosphate ABC transporter substrate-binding/OmpA family protein, which translates to MHPIHHRRRQRGNAAGKLLTVLLVLGLLGLGGWLVSKDMLEKGGSSPLAGLPASIGGGADVPQPAEPVTGTPVLQSAAPYEMKDNIVDIDISEYAGYGGLIVANGGMAPNPNSIFAKQYGFQVRLNKGESEEWSALNNGQLAAVATTADVLAVLGRQFEVTVPAQIAFSRGADQVVVDSDIASINQLKGKVLGASQFNESEFFIRYLASEAGVPVRVLRDPDSRPASNELGLVFYEDAFVACDAYAAELDGEGRLNGCVGWSPRTDEVVAESAGAAKMLVSNRNLLVVADILVVNKGFATAHPDKVKGLVHGLLQGNHLLREDPQAHAGVVAQAFGWTQQETLDELSKVHLSNLPENLAFFDGSIDSAGSFQGIFQSSVLAYGALIKNPADPARFASLQHLKALETDGQFKGQSISIAPIRTSGRVALEGDALLSKDIRFFFEANSAELDKDAKANQDYLDTIKKFLQVSPGSIVLLRGHVDNAMVPDFERQGGPALVKSMALKAMELSRQRTQAVKDALLARHPGISEERIELVGRGWEEPVGQDSEQNRRVEVQWFTLE; encoded by the coding sequence ATGCACCCGATTCACCATCGCCGCCGACAGCGCGGCAATGCCGCCGGCAAACTGCTGACTGTGCTGCTGGTACTGGGCCTGCTCGGCCTGGGCGGCTGGCTGGTCAGCAAGGACATGCTCGAGAAAGGCGGAAGCAGTCCTCTGGCCGGATTGCCGGCGAGTATCGGCGGGGGCGCCGATGTACCGCAGCCGGCCGAGCCGGTCACCGGTACGCCGGTGCTGCAGTCCGCCGCGCCCTACGAGATGAAAGACAATATCGTCGACATCGACATCAGCGAATACGCCGGTTACGGCGGCCTGATCGTTGCCAACGGCGGTATGGCGCCGAACCCCAACTCGATCTTCGCCAAGCAGTACGGTTTTCAGGTGCGCCTGAACAAGGGTGAGAGCGAGGAGTGGTCGGCGCTGAACAATGGCCAGCTGGCTGCGGTGGCGACCACTGCCGATGTGCTGGCGGTGCTCGGCCGCCAGTTCGAGGTGACGGTGCCGGCGCAGATCGCCTTCTCGCGTGGCGCCGACCAGGTCGTGGTGGACAGTGACATCGCCAGCATCAACCAGCTCAAGGGCAAGGTGCTGGGCGCCAGCCAGTTCAACGAGAGCGAGTTCTTCATTCGTTATCTGGCCTCGGAGGCCGGTGTGCCGGTCAGGGTGCTGCGCGACCCGGACAGCCGTCCGGCGTCCAACGAACTGGGTCTGGTGTTCTACGAGGATGCCTTCGTCGCCTGTGACGCCTACGCCGCCGAACTGGATGGCGAGGGCCGCCTCAATGGTTGTGTGGGCTGGTCGCCGCGTACCGACGAGGTGGTGGCCGAGTCCGCCGGCGCGGCGAAGATGCTGGTGTCCAACCGCAACCTGCTGGTGGTCGCCGACATCCTGGTGGTCAACAAGGGCTTCGCCACGGCCCATCCTGACAAGGTCAAGGGCCTGGTCCACGGCCTGCTGCAAGGCAACCACCTGCTGCGCGAGGATCCGCAGGCCCACGCCGGCGTGGTCGCCCAGGCGTTTGGCTGGACCCAGCAGGAGACCCTCGACGAGCTGAGCAAGGTGCACCTGAGTAACCTGCCGGAAAACCTGGCGTTCTTTGACGGCAGCATTGACTCTGCCGGCTCCTTCCAGGGCATCTTCCAGTCCTCGGTGCTGGCCTATGGTGCGTTGATCAAGAACCCCGCCGACCCGGCGCGCTTCGCCAGCCTGCAGCACCTCAAGGCGCTGGAGACAGACGGTCAGTTCAAGGGGCAGAGCATTTCCATTGCGCCGATCCGCACCAGCGGCAGGGTCGCGCTGGAGGGTGATGCCCTGCTGAGCAAGGACATCCGCTTCTTCTTCGAGGCCAATTCGGCCGAGCTGGACAAGGACGCCAAGGCCAACCAGGACTATCTGGACACCATCAAGAAGTTCCTCCAGGTCAGCCCCGGTTCCATCGTCCTGCTGCGTGGCCACGTGGACAACGCCATGGTGCCCGACTTCGAGCGCCAGGGTGGTCCGGCCCTGGTCAAGAGTATGGCGCTGAAGGCCATGGAACTGTCGCGCCAGCGCACGCAGGCGGTCAAGGATGCCTTGCTGGCACGCCATCCCGGCATCTCCGAGGAGCGCATCGAACTGGTTGGCCGCGGCTGGGAAGAGCCGGTTGGCCAGGACAGCGAACAGAACCGTCGCGTCGAGGTGCAGTGGTTCACCCTGGAGTGA
- a CDS encoding PspA/IM30 family protein, translated as MLARLANVFKGILSLFIKDLERKNPEALLELEQENLRKQIANFNQGLAAHAGLAERLMSQVRKQEAEERELHARTTAHLRAGNKSAAAQNALRLQSLARELEENRRQLAQAEETYQNLTKAREVAVNAARAKIEALKGAINDMRMKSAMAEMNEMAAGMVSSIGGSGDTLNRLHEMVEEERTKAAGRARMARDSMDMSEVNLKEAEMDALADQALAEFAAKEGIALPGGETAAAPETNRSMGGNPQSESQ; from the coding sequence ATGCTCGCCCGCCTCGCCAATGTCTTCAAAGGCATCCTTTCCCTGTTCATCAAGGACCTAGAGCGGAAGAACCCGGAGGCCCTGCTGGAGCTGGAGCAGGAAAACCTGCGTAAGCAGATCGCCAATTTCAACCAGGGCCTGGCCGCCCATGCCGGCCTGGCCGAGCGCCTGATGAGCCAGGTGCGCAAGCAGGAGGCCGAGGAGCGCGAGCTGCATGCTCGCACCACCGCCCACCTGCGCGCCGGCAACAAGTCGGCCGCCGCGCAGAATGCCCTGCGCCTGCAGAGCCTGGCTCGCGAGCTGGAAGAGAATCGCCGCCAGTTGGCCCAGGCCGAAGAGACCTACCAGAACCTGACCAAGGCCCGTGAAGTGGCGGTCAACGCCGCGCGCGCTAAGATCGAGGCGCTCAAGGGGGCGATCAACGACATGCGCATGAAGAGTGCGATGGCCGAGATGAACGAGATGGCCGCCGGCATGGTCAGCAGCATCGGCGGCTCCGGTGATACCCTCAATCGCCTGCACGAGATGGTCGAGGAAGAGCGCACCAAGGCCGCCGGTCGCGCGCGCATGGCCCGCGACTCGATGGACATGAGCGAGGTGAACCTCAAGGAAGCCGAGATGGATGCCCTGGCCGACCAGGCCCTGGCCGAGTTCGCTGCCAAGGAGGGCATTGCCCTGCCCGGTGGCGAAACCGCCGCGGCGCCCGAGACTAACCGCAGCATGGGCGGCAACCCGCAGTCGGAAAGCCAGTAA
- the recD gene encoding exodeoxyribonuclease V subunit alpha → MSLGKLPLGPLERALLASLQRLQPQAEPAVLACAALCSEALAAGDVCLPLARVAGRRPWAEHDFTLPPLAELRPLLEASALVGAPGRFAPLILDGERLYLARYQAYEQRLAERLLALSAERPAVDEALLSESLARLFAFNQQQPDWQRLAAAQAVRRRLAVISGGPGTGKTTTVVRLLAALLEQPGGERLAIGLAAPTGKAAARMAEAIRNAKADLPLADHLKALLPEEARTLHRLLGSRGDSPTVRHDAARPLALDVLVVDEASMVDLALMAKLVDALPPQARLILLGDKDQLAAVEAGAVFAELCEGRGFDAEAAAELQRITGQTVPVETPRSALGDAVVLLTHSHRFAGDSGIGELARRINGGDAAGTLNLLREGRADLAWQAEPSQAVLLERLEQGYAPYLKAARRGDPVEAFAAFNAFRALTAQREGPWGVGGLNEALEARIKRRYSLAERERWYPGRAVMVRQNDYALGLFNGDVGLCLAGEHGLRVYFEGEDGYRAFAPARLPSHDSAFAMTVHKSQGSEFSEVLLALPESPSPLLTRALFYTGITRAKHKVEIWGLPARLAEAVNTRAERAAGLAQRLGVTPTDVAQPEVAPDATELGQMALF, encoded by the coding sequence ATGAGCCTAGGCAAGCTGCCCCTCGGCCCGCTGGAACGCGCCCTGCTGGCGAGCCTGCAGCGCCTGCAGCCGCAGGCCGAGCCCGCCGTGCTGGCCTGCGCCGCCCTGTGCAGCGAGGCCCTGGCCGCCGGTGACGTGTGCCTGCCGCTGGCGCGGGTGGCCGGCCGCCGGCCCTGGGCGGAGCACGACTTCACCCTGCCACCGCTGGCCGAGCTGCGGCCGCTGCTGGAAGCCTCCGCGCTGGTCGGCGCACCCGGCCGCTTTGCCCCGCTGATCCTCGACGGCGAGCGCCTGTACCTGGCGCGCTACCAGGCCTACGAGCAGCGCCTGGCCGAGCGCCTGCTGGCGCTGTCCGCCGAGCGCCCGGCAGTGGACGAGGCGCTGCTGAGCGAGAGCCTGGCGCGCCTGTTTGCCTTCAACCAACAGCAACCGGACTGGCAGCGCCTGGCAGCGGCCCAGGCGGTGCGGCGGCGCCTGGCGGTGATCTCCGGCGGCCCCGGCACCGGCAAGACCACCACGGTGGTGCGTCTGCTCGCGGCACTTCTCGAACAGCCCGGCGGCGAGCGACTGGCCATCGGCCTGGCCGCCCCGACCGGCAAGGCGGCGGCACGCATGGCCGAGGCCATCCGCAACGCCAAGGCCGATCTGCCGCTGGCCGATCACCTCAAGGCGCTATTGCCAGAGGAGGCGCGCACCCTGCACCGCCTGCTCGGCAGCCGCGGCGACAGCCCCACTGTGCGTCACGACGCGGCGCGGCCGCTGGCGCTGGACGTGCTGGTGGTGGACGAGGCGTCGATGGTCGACCTGGCGCTGATGGCCAAGCTGGTCGACGCCCTGCCGCCGCAGGCGCGGTTGATCCTGCTCGGCGACAAGGACCAGCTGGCCGCCGTGGAGGCCGGCGCGGTATTCGCCGAGCTGTGCGAGGGGCGCGGCTTCGATGCCGAAGCTGCCGCCGAGTTGCAACGTATCACCGGGCAGACGGTGCCGGTCGAAACGCCGCGCTCGGCCCTGGGCGACGCCGTGGTGCTGCTCACCCACAGCCACCGCTTCGCCGGCGACAGCGGCATCGGCGAGCTGGCGCGGCGCATCAATGGCGGCGATGCCGCCGGCACCCTCAACCTGCTGCGTGAAGGTCGCGCCGACCTGGCCTGGCAGGCCGAGCCCAGCCAGGCCGTGCTGCTGGAGCGTCTGGAACAGGGCTATGCGCCCTACCTCAAGGCCGCGCGCCGCGGCGATCCGGTCGAAGCCTTCGCCGCCTTCAACGCCTTCCGCGCGCTGACCGCACAGCGCGAAGGCCCCTGGGGCGTCGGCGGTCTCAACGAGGCCCTGGAGGCACGGATCAAGCGCCGTTACTCGCTGGCCGAGCGTGAACGCTGGTACCCCGGCCGCGCGGTGATGGTGCGGCAGAACGACTATGCGCTGGGCCTGTTCAACGGCGATGTCGGCCTGTGCCTGGCCGGTGAGCATGGTCTTAGGGTGTATTTTGAGGGCGAGGACGGCTACCGCGCCTTCGCCCCGGCGCGCCTGCCCAGTCACGACAGCGCCTTCGCCATGACCGTGCACAAGAGCCAGGGCTCGGAGTTCAGTGAAGTGCTGCTGGCCCTGCCGGAAAGCCCCAGCCCGCTGCTGACCCGCGCGCTGTTCTACACCGGCATCACCCGCGCCAAGCACAAGGTGGAAATCTGGGGCCTGCCGGCGCGCCTTGCCGAGGCGGTGAACACCAGGGCCGAGCGCGCGGCGGGGCTGGCACAGCGCTTGGGTGTAACTCCGACGGATGTGGCACAGCCCGAGGTTGCCCCAGATGCGACAGAGCTCGGCCAGATGGCCCTATTTTGA
- a CDS encoding TerC family protein gives MEWLTNPEIWVAFLTLTALEIVLGIDNIIMIAILVGRMPPHLQARTRFFGLALAMVTRIALLLSITWIMQLTNNLFHLFGQGISGRDLILFFGGLFLLWKSSTEMFHSLEGEDEAEQTPGNTAARNFIGTIIQIAIIDIVFSLDSVITAVGMVDHVPVMVAAIIVAVLVMMLAAGTISDFIDKHPSLKMLALAFLVVVGTVLIAEAFEVHVPKGYVYFAMAFSLAVEALNIRMRIARGRKEEPVKLRKDIPGQ, from the coding sequence ATGGAATGGCTGACCAACCCTGAGATCTGGGTTGCCTTTCTGACCCTGACTGCCCTGGAGATCGTCCTCGGCATCGACAACATCATCATGATCGCCATCCTGGTCGGGCGCATGCCGCCGCACCTGCAGGCACGCACCCGCTTCTTCGGCCTGGCCCTGGCGATGGTCACCCGCATCGCCCTGCTGCTGTCGATCACCTGGATCATGCAGCTGACCAACAACCTGTTCCACCTGTTCGGCCAGGGCATCTCCGGGCGCGACCTGATCCTGTTCTTCGGCGGCCTGTTCCTGCTGTGGAAGAGCAGCACCGAGATGTTCCATAGCCTGGAAGGCGAGGATGAAGCCGAGCAGACGCCGGGCAACACCGCCGCGCGCAACTTCATCGGCACCATCATCCAGATCGCCATCATCGACATCGTGTTCAGCCTGGACTCGGTGATCACTGCCGTCGGCATGGTCGATCACGTACCGGTGATGGTCGCCGCGATCATCGTCGCCGTGCTGGTGATGATGCTGGCCGCCGGCACCATCAGCGACTTCATCGACAAGCACCCGTCGCTGAAGATGCTGGCCCTGGCCTTCCTGGTGGTGGTCGGCACCGTGCTGATCGCCGAAGCCTTCGAAGTCCACGTGCCGAAGGGCTACGTCTACTTCGCCATGGCCTTCTCCCTGGCCGTGGAGGCGCTGAACATCCGCATGCGCATCGCGCGCGGGCGCAAGGAAGAGCCAGTCAAGCTGCGCAAGGACATTCCGGGGCAGTAA
- a CDS encoding AAA family ATPase, whose translation MAAVQSPQAPTWLAELRLAYESSAHGQFVLYGNVADRFPLEGQLVSLTRYLDAQLLAGFDVVFLYDPGNGLSLLRGGERLAEWPAAAQMQPWPHEPRAAVELISRYLRYRANLRALGRGDSQHVAVILRGADLVLPAGQPGDFATASLASLVRDWAAEPPFSDMAFASLLLADNLNDLHPLVANNPRIDRIQVPLPDADSLSQCLAQLRVDHPRAFSSQDDGAEQALAGVSLSALASLVKRRAHEGRVLGARDWAEAKKELVEADSAGLVEFIESARTLDDYHAQKALKTWLRQDMALWQAADLRALPKGYIFCGPVGTGKTYLVECLAGEAGVPVVKLKNFRDRWVGSSEGNLEKIFRLIRGLGRCIVFIDEADQTLGKRDGGSGDSGLSGRLYSMIAQEMGSADNRGKVIWILASSRPDLIEVDLKRPGRVDVKIPLLPTTSVAESAALLRALLGRFDLSLEQAQLEQQALPLLLTPGAAEALAVKVYRRVRTAQLPALEALQQCLQGYQPPVPEQVLRQQMMLAIREATDMAFVPEALRSLAQEAIEP comes from the coding sequence ATGGCCGCGGTCCAATCCCCGCAGGCGCCCACCTGGCTGGCGGAGCTGCGCCTGGCTTACGAGAGTAGCGCCCATGGCCAGTTCGTGCTGTACGGCAATGTCGCCGACCGCTTTCCGCTGGAGGGGCAGCTGGTCAGCCTCACCCGCTACCTCGACGCGCAGCTCCTGGCTGGCTTCGATGTGGTCTTTCTCTACGACCCCGGAAATGGCCTGAGCCTGCTGCGTGGTGGTGAACGCTTGGCCGAATGGCCGGCGGCGGCGCAGATGCAGCCCTGGCCACACGAGCCACGAGCGGCAGTGGAGCTGATCAGCCGCTACCTGCGCTATCGCGCCAACCTGCGTGCGCTGGGACGCGGTGACAGCCAGCACGTGGCGGTGATCCTGCGCGGCGCCGACCTGGTACTACCGGCCGGCCAACCCGGTGACTTCGCCACCGCGAGCCTGGCCAGCCTGGTACGCGACTGGGCCGCCGAGCCACCATTCAGTGACATGGCCTTCGCCAGCCTGCTGCTGGCCGACAATCTCAACGACCTCCATCCGCTGGTGGCCAACAACCCGCGTATCGACCGTATCCAGGTACCACTGCCGGATGCCGACAGCCTGAGCCAGTGCCTGGCGCAGCTGCGCGTCGATCACCCCAGGGCTTTCTCCTCGCAGGACGATGGCGCCGAGCAGGCGCTGGCCGGAGTCAGCCTCAGTGCCCTGGCCAGCCTGGTCAAGCGCCGCGCCCACGAGGGCAGGGTGCTTGGCGCGCGCGATTGGGCCGAGGCCAAGAAGGAACTGGTGGAGGCTGATAGCGCCGGGCTGGTGGAGTTCATCGAGTCCGCCCGTACCCTCGACGACTACCACGCCCAGAAGGCGCTGAAGACCTGGCTGCGCCAGGACATGGCACTGTGGCAAGCCGCCGACCTGCGCGCGCTGCCCAAGGGCTACATCTTTTGCGGGCCGGTGGGTACCGGCAAGACCTACCTGGTCGAATGCCTGGCCGGAGAGGCCGGTGTGCCGGTGGTCAAGCTGAAGAACTTCCGTGATCGCTGGGTCGGTTCCAGCGAGGGCAACCTGGAGAAGATCTTCCGCCTGATTCGCGGCCTCGGCCGTTGCATCGTATTCATCGACGAGGCCGACCAGACTCTTGGCAAGCGCGATGGCGGCAGCGGCGACAGCGGCCTGTCCGGGCGCCTGTACTCGATGATCGCCCAGGAGATGGGCAGCGCCGACAACCGCGGCAAGGTCATCTGGATTCTGGCTTCCTCGCGCCCCGACCTGATCGAGGTGGATCTCAAGCGTCCCGGCCGAGTCGACGTGAAGATCCCCCTGCTGCCGACCACCAGTGTGGCGGAGAGTGCGGCGTTGCTGCGCGCCCTGCTGGGGCGCTTCGATCTGTCGCTGGAACAGGCGCAGCTGGAGCAGCAGGCGCTGCCGCTACTGCTCACGCCGGGTGCGGCCGAGGCCCTGGCAGTCAAGGTCTATCGCCGTGTGCGCACCGCCCAACTGCCTGCTCTGGAGGCGCTGCAACAGTGCCTGCAGGGCTACCAGCCGCCGGTGCCGGAACAGGTGCTGCGGCAGCAGATGATGCTCGCCATCCGCGAGGCCACCGATATGGCTTTCGTTCCCGAGGCCCTGCGCTCGCTCGCTCAGGAGGCTATCGAACCATGA